The Megachile rotundata isolate GNS110a chromosome 8, iyMegRotu1, whole genome shotgun sequence genome has a segment encoding these proteins:
- the LOC100874793 gene encoding uncharacterized protein LOC100874793: protein METEEIYSFAISPPILSIFAIQWSQDNHISILTEKGIHIFELIPSPMSPYSNIKFSRSFVYPPSIFPAQVITGKIESKIWNMQREDVYSCLMEESLTPKMSNVKEMVPKIINLAWSPQNLIHPSKCLLAILTSAGTAMIIYKISMEWYPAHDLSSIRYNAVEKEINTENISSKQNSNQSITLKNNIKALLASCFTWSELFINFAYLTVAYRNGDITIYKIPRILNYNEIPNPEIVGTMKSKESVKINVMHWISINAEEHLIIIAYLDGRIYGLKVQNHNHILEMKFIHKYYDYKDRIVISAIKIFPQNDSCMKVLVSKGTFLLLLCLSLEGKLEILKHLQLKGFTISGAVCISSHNALVTTENGSMFTIDTRENNLSKMEVNNRISQIHARYLGLTHSLNRVIFVNLTMPDTIYDHLVIKEPSKICMFGLKGKQWNPLLVLKNSEHERFEQLWDCLEVLRIKAIKASEPTSIFPELPSDLKSLSLKELQISMWISVMMEICEKKKVIEGVGSIAGEISEAQPLIFVHTAYNYLMYFVNKSTLLQEQQISINLLRKYLEMYLAEEANENASPFYERIRSILKKTSQFKLDNIESCSLCGETINDLPWKVNKCPQGHILPRCAITLLQITSAHYSTCPICGLIFHSAVDEVFKETRCLFCDVAALQENRILNSKYCVPVKKSLSTWNNKMEVSEEQEVEIIAEETV from the exons ATGGAAACTGAAGAAATATACAGTTTTGCAATTTCTCCAccaattttatcaatatttgCAATACAATGGTCTCAAGATAACCATATATCAATTCTTACTGAAAAAGGAATTCATATATTT GAACTTATACCCTCTCCAATGTCTCCTTATTCGAACATAAAATTTTCTAGGTCTTTTGTTTATCCACCTTCAATATTTCCAGCACAAGTTATAACAGGTAAAATAGAATCAAAGATTTGGAATATGCAACGTGAAGATGTGTATTCATGTCTAATGGAAGAAAGTTTAACTCCAAAGATGTCAAATGTTAAAGAAATGGTTCcaaaaatcattaatttagCATGGTCACCACAGAATTTAATACACCCAAGCAAGTGTCTTCTTGCAATTTTAACTTCAGCAGGTACTGCTATGATaatctacaaaatttcaatGGAATGGTACCCTGCACATGATTTATCTTCTATACGCTATAATGCTGTAGAAAAGGAAATTAATACTGAAAATATTAGTAGCAAACAAAATTCAAATCAatctataacattaaaaaataatataaaggcACTGCTGGCTTCTTGTTTTACTTGGAGTGaactttttatcaattttgcaTACTTGACTGTTGCTTACCGTAATGGAGATATaactatttacaaaattccaagaatattaaattataatgaaataccaaatcctgaaattgtAGGAACAATGAAATCAAAAGAGTctgttaaaataaatgttatgcATTGGATTAGTATCAATGCAGAAGAACATTTGATTATCATTGCTTATTTAGATGGACGTATTTATGGTCTTAAAGttcaaaatcataatcatattcttgaaatgaaattcattcataaatattatgattataaagaTCGTATTGTTATTAgtgctataaaaatatttcctcaAAATGATTCATGTATGAAAGTTCTTGTATCAAAAGGGACGTTCTTACTTTTGCTGTGTTTATCATTGGAGGGTAAATTAGAAATCTTGAAACATTTACAATTAAAAGGTTTCACGATCTCag GAGCTGTTTGTATAAGTTCACATAATGCATTGGTTACAACAGAAAATGGTTCTATGTTTACAATCGACACGCGAGAAAATAATTTGTCAAAAATGGAAGTAAATAATAGAATATCACAAATTCATGCACGATATTTGGGCCTTACCCATTCTTTAAATCGtgtaatatttgtaaatctaactatGCCAGATACCATATATGATCATTTAGTAATTAAGGAACCAAgcaaaatttgtatgtttggATTGAAAGGTAAACAGTGGAATCCATTGCTAGTTTTAAAAAACAGTGAACATGAAAGATTTGAACAATTATGGGACTGTTTAGAAGTACTTAGGATTAAAGCAATAAAGGCATCAGAACCTACAAGTATATTTCCAGAACTTCCATCAGATCTGAAATCTTTATCTTTAAAAGAGTTACAAATATCAATGTGGATATCAGTAAtgatggaaatttgtgaaaagaaaaaagtaattGAAGGCGTAGGCAGTATTGCTGGAGAGATATCAGAAGCACAGCCATTAATTTTTGTTCACACTGCCTATAATTATCttatgtattttgtaaataaatctaCATTGCTTCAAGAACAACAGATTTCTATAAACTtgttaagaaaatatttagaaatgtatctTGCAGAAGAAGCAAATGAAAATGCATCTCCATTTTATGAACGTATTAGAAGCATTTTAAAAAAAACATCACAGTTCAAGTTAGATAACATTGAATCTTGTAGTTTGTGTGGTGAAACAATAAATGATCTACCTTGGAAAGTTAATAAATGTCCTCAAGGACATATATTACCTAGATGTGCTATTAcacttttacaaataacaagtGCACACTACAGTACATGCCCAATATGTGGACTGATTTTTCATTCAGCTGTAGATGAAGTGTTTAAAGAAACAAGATGTCTCTTTTGTGATGTAGCTGCTCTTCAGGAGAATCGAATACTGAATTCAAAATATTGTGTTCCAGTTAAGAAAAGCTTATCTACATGGAATAATAAGATGGAAGTATCAGAGGAGCAAGAAGTAGAAATAATTGCCGAAGAAACAGTATGA
- the ILP-2 gene encoding insulin-like peptide 2, producing the protein MMFLYRLHALMYLMIVITILMQEMKYVRSDIFQKKLKRQTVSEVRQYCGESLSNTLGMICDSVYNSRFKKSNQEMEMNDYAFNYDIHPYKSIKNARKMLRFRRHSRGIYEECCVKSCSTEELRSYCGSR; encoded by the exons ATG aTGTTTTTATACCGACTCCACGCATTAATGTATTTAATGATCGTGATTACGATCTTAATGCAAGAAATGAAATATGTACGATCTGATATATTTCAAAAAAAACTTAAAAGACAAACCGTAAGTGAGGTACGACAATATTGCGGCGAAAGTTTATCCAATACTTTGGGAATGATATGCGATAGTGTTTATAATTCGCGGTTTAAGAAAAGCAATCAAG AAATGGAAATGAACGACTACGCATTTAATTACGATATACATCCCTATAAATCCATAAAAAATGCAAGAAAAATGTTAAGATTCCGGAGACATTCGCGGGGAATTTACGAAGAATGTTGTGTGAAGTCTTGCTCAACAGAAGAGCTGCGGTCCTACTGTGGGTctcgttaa